In the genome of Flavobacterium panacagri, one region contains:
- a CDS encoding L,D-transpeptidase family protein — protein sequence MKKLYSLAVICIFVSCKKETPKPTPVIKKPVPAIILTDERKVEIDTAAIGTFKSETLKQFYIASENQTVWGNLAKRKYVLAQLENSDKLGLNPEDYKASQLKKFESKISKLSDKDLATYDILLTYNFEKYLSHLYKGKLDPKKLYNNWDLEEKTFDVNNVLIKAFNKDKLDSIVDNIQPKTQTYKQLLKALEIINTFPDDNINSIEGVEKIVLNDTNSALINIKKRLLYWNDLSGKDSLTKIYNQKTFEAVKRFQERHGLASDGVIGVGTIKALNFSKEKRKEQIIANLERWRWYTSELAENYFIINIPDYSLNVVESQDTTLVRNVVVGTSKRRTPVITSFLKTVVFNPTWTVPPTILKEDVVPAMKRNRNYLAKKNITIYDTSGNVVDPIAWNENKPNNYRYVQSPGYSNSLGLMKILFPNHHSVYLHDTNHRNIFGRNNRSMSSGCVRVENPLELAQHILDVDGNWPQDRIDTIIASKKTMSFKITKKYSLYQWYWTAWSKKNQLLFRADIYNLDSDLYAKLRN from the coding sequence ATGAAGAAACTTTACTCTTTAGCAGTAATATGCATTTTTGTGAGTTGCAAAAAAGAAACTCCAAAACCTACTCCTGTCATCAAAAAACCGGTGCCAGCAATCATACTTACTGACGAAAGGAAAGTTGAAATAGATACTGCCGCAATTGGCACTTTTAAAAGCGAGACGCTGAAACAATTTTATATCGCTTCAGAAAACCAAACAGTTTGGGGAAATCTTGCAAAAAGAAAATACGTTTTAGCTCAATTAGAAAATTCAGATAAATTGGGTTTAAATCCTGAAGACTATAAAGCTTCTCAATTGAAGAAATTCGAAAGTAAAATCAGCAAGCTGAGCGATAAAGATTTAGCCACTTATGACATATTACTGACCTATAATTTTGAAAAATATCTAAGTCACTTATATAAAGGAAAGCTAGATCCTAAAAAACTTTATAACAATTGGGACTTGGAAGAAAAAACATTTGATGTAAATAATGTTTTGATTAAAGCGTTCAACAAAGACAAATTAGACAGTATTGTTGACAACATTCAGCCAAAAACACAAACTTATAAGCAATTATTAAAAGCCCTAGAGATTATCAATACCTTTCCAGATGATAACATAAATAGTATTGAAGGTGTAGAGAAAATAGTTTTAAATGATACGAATTCAGCTTTAATAAATATCAAGAAAAGACTTTTGTATTGGAATGATCTATCAGGAAAAGATAGCCTTACAAAGATATACAACCAAAAAACTTTTGAAGCCGTGAAAAGGTTTCAGGAGAGACACGGACTTGCTTCTGATGGAGTTATCGGTGTTGGAACAATTAAAGCTTTAAATTTTTCAAAGGAAAAAAGAAAAGAGCAGATTATAGCCAATTTAGAGCGATGGAGATGGTATACAAGCGAATTAGCCGAAAACTATTTCATTATAAACATTCCAGATTATAGTCTAAATGTTGTTGAAAGCCAAGACACTACTTTGGTTCGAAATGTTGTGGTTGGAACCAGCAAAAGGAGAACTCCTGTGATTACTTCTTTTTTGAAAACCGTTGTTTTTAATCCGACTTGGACAGTTCCACCAACAATTTTAAAAGAAGATGTTGTTCCCGCAATGAAACGAAACCGAAATTATCTGGCTAAGAAAAACATCACTATTTATGATACTTCGGGAAATGTTGTTGATCCAATTGCTTGGAACGAAAACAAACCCAATAATTACCGTTATGTACAAAGCCCTGGATATTCTAATTCATTAGGACTTATGAAAATCTTATTTCCAAACCATCATAGCGTTTACCTTCATGACACTAATCATCGTAATATTTTTGGACGTAATAATCGCTCGATGAGTTCAGGATGTGTTCGTGTTGAAAATCCGCTTGAATTAGCGCAGCATATATTGGATGTTGATGGAAACTGGCCTCAAGACAGAATCGACACTATTATTGCATCTAAAAAGACGATGAGTTTCAAAATCACAAAAAAATACTCTTTGTATCAATGGTATTGGACTGCTTGGAGCAAAAAAAATCAGCTCCTGTTCAGAGCTGATATTTATAATTTAGATTCGGATTTATATGCTAAATTAAGAAATTAG
- a CDS encoding GNAT family N-acetyltransferase, whose protein sequence is MITIKEIPSKETYAVRQPVLRKGKPIESCIFDGDDLETTHHYGLFDNENLIGIISLFKKINPIFAERNQAQIRGMAVLETHQKKGFGEALVKHCETYCNENKVDLIWFNARTAAVGFYQKMNYQPQGDAFDIKDVGEHYLMFKRL, encoded by the coding sequence ATGATTACAATTAAAGAAATCCCATCCAAAGAAACTTATGCCGTTCGTCAACCTGTTTTAAGAAAAGGAAAACCAATAGAGAGCTGCATCTTTGATGGAGATGATCTAGAAACGACGCATCATTACGGGTTATTTGATAATGAAAATTTAATAGGAATTATTTCGTTATTCAAAAAAATCAATCCTATATTTGCCGAGCGAAATCAAGCACAAATTCGAGGAATGGCAGTTTTAGAAACCCACCAGAAAAAAGGATTTGGAGAAGCTTTGGTCAAACATTGTGAAACCTACTGCAATGAAAACAAAGTCGATTTGATTTGGTTTAATGCCAGAACAGCAGCTGTTGGCTTTTATCAAAAAATGAATTACCAGCCCCAAGGTGATGCTTTTGATATTAAAGACGTTGGCGAACATTATTTGATGTTTAAAAGATTATAA
- a CDS encoding murein L,D-transpeptidase catalytic domain family protein — protein MIYKIYPLFVFLLLSFGKDSKNTTDLKKNATVKSIAKVEKVTVDSKIESVYNALNSNNFKMPEFKTFTEALKGFYLLKEKGVIKKNILTLIDFSLSSNTKRLWVIDLTTNTILFNSLVAHGRNTGEEFATAFSNLNSSFKSSLGFYATGEIYQGKHGASLRLDGLEDGVNDNARQRGVVMHGADYVSESFIRDHKRLGRSQGCPAVPVELTDEIIEVIKDKSCLYIYHPSRSFSMEEKLIS, from the coding sequence ATGATTTACAAAATTTATCCGCTATTTGTGTTTTTGCTATTGTCTTTTGGAAAAGATTCAAAAAACACTACAGATCTTAAAAAGAACGCTACTGTAAAATCGATTGCTAAAGTTGAAAAAGTAACAGTTGATTCCAAAATTGAAAGCGTTTACAATGCCCTAAATTCAAACAATTTTAAAATGCCAGAATTTAAAACTTTTACGGAAGCTTTAAAGGGATTTTATTTGTTGAAAGAAAAAGGAGTTATTAAGAAGAACATTTTGACTCTTATTGATTTCAGTTTATCATCAAACACAAAACGTTTGTGGGTGATTGATTTAACAACCAACACTATTTTGTTTAATTCTCTTGTGGCGCATGGAAGAAATACAGGAGAAGAATTTGCTACGGCATTTTCAAATCTGAATTCTTCATTTAAAAGCAGTTTAGGTTTTTATGCTACAGGCGAAATCTATCAAGGAAAACATGGTGCTTCATTACGTTTAGATGGATTAGAAGATGGTGTAAATGACAATGCACGTCAAAGAGGTGTTGTAATGCATGGTGCAGATTATGTTTCTGAGTCTTTTATCAGAGATCATAAAAGATTAGGCAGAAGCCAAGGCTGTCCTGCAGTTCCAGTTGAATTAACTGATGAGATTATCGAAGTAATAAAAGATAAATCGTGTTTATATATTTATCATCCATCAAGAAGTTTCTCAATGGAGGAAAAGCTAATTTCTTAA